GAGAAATCTCGAAGAAATTGTAATAAAACACCGTTTGATGGATGGTGATTTAATTTACAACCTGAGAAATGCCGTAGAAGAAGATCAGATTGATTTTGTAATTATGGGTACAACAGGAGCTTCTGACTGGACCAAATTCTTTACAGGATCTAATACAAACTCTGTAATATCTGAGGTAAATGTACCGGTTCTCTGCGTTCCCATTGATGCTCCGTACAAACGAGTAAAAACAATTGGTTTTACAACACGATACCGCGATAAAGATAAAGAGGTGCTTCGTAAAATTTTAAAAATCGCTAAAAAGACAGATGCCAAAGTAAAAAGTTTATATGTAAAATCCTCTGATACTGATGTTTCTGATGCGACAATTAAAGAGTGGGAAAAAGAGTTTGAAAATGAAAATGTAGAATTTCTGGTTCTGCCAAGCAATGAAGTTAAAGAAACCATTCTGGATTTTATACTTTACAAAGATATTGACATTTTAACCACGATTACCCATAAACGATCATTCCTGGAAGGTCTTTTTGATTCAAGTTTCAGTAAAAAAATCACAAAAGAAGTTTCTGTTCCCGTTTTGGTGATGCATGAAAAATAATGTGCTTTTTTGAAAGTGTAAAACTTATATTTGTATTTCATTAAATTAATAAAATGGACGCATACAAAAGTAAAGTTGAGCATTATTCAAAAGTTTATACAGCAATCAACAAAAGATACAACAGCATAAGTATTTTAAGGCTTTTAAGCATATTTCTTTGTTTGTTAATGGTGTATTATTACATCAAAACCAATGAAACTCTTTACGCCGGCTTTGCTTTTCTGTCTTTTGTTGGTTTTCTTTTTTTAATGAGGGTTCATTCAGCTTTATCTTTTAAAAAAGAGCTGACCAAAGCCATTCTGAAAATTAATGAAGATGAGATTTCATACTTGAAAAGAGAAAAACTTTCTTTTGAAAACGGAATCGAATTCAACGATTTTCATCATCCGTATGCTTACGATCTGGATATTTTTGGTGAACATTCGCTTTTCCAGAATTTAAACAGAACAGCAACTTTTATTGGCAAAAAAACATTAGCGTTTAAGCTATTGAATCAGTTTTCTAACGAAACGATTCTTAAAAATCAGGAAGCCATAAAGGAACTTTCTGCAAAAATAGACTGGCGTCAGGATTTTCAGTCTTTGGCAATTGTCAGTACTGACACGAAGCAGGCTTATGATTCAATATTGTTCTGGAAATCATCTCAAAATAATTCTTTATCTAAAGTTTTAGCTGCATTGTCAATTATAATGCCAGCGGTATTTTTTGGCTTTTTGACAGCTTATTTTATTACTTCAAAACCTATTCTTTTATCGTACCTGAGTTATGTTTTTATAGCCAATCTGATTATTCTGGGACAATCGTTAAAACGAATTAAGTCCGAAATAGCAAAAGCAGATAATGTCGATAAGATTATAAAACAATACAGCCTTTTGGTTCAGAAAATTGAATCGGAGAAATTTGAATCTAAAAAATTAAACGAATTAAAAGAACAGCTGGTTTCTAAAAATGCATTCGCCAGTTCGCATTTAAAACAGTTATCCGAGTTATTTTCGAGAATGGATACGATTAACAACTTTGTTACGGCGATTGTTTTTAACGGATCATTTTTATTTAATCTTCACGTTTTGAGAGCGCTTTTAAAATGGAAAGAAGATTATTCTGAAGAACTGGAAAAATGGATCAATATTATTGGCGAATTTGAAGCTTTAAACAGTCTTGCCAACCTGGCTTATAATAATCCCGGTTTTGTTTTTCCGGAAATTAATTCTGATTATAAAATAGAGTTTAAAGATTTAGGTCATCCGTTATTAAATCCGAATGGGCGGGTAGGGAATGACGTTGTTTTTTGCCCTCAGTCGTTCATGATTTTAACCGGCTCTAATATGTCCGGAAAAAGTACTTTTTTAAGAAGTTTAGGAATCAATATGGTTTTGGGAGGTATTGGATCAGTTATTTGTGCTTCAGAAGCTAAAATGCACCCACTTCCAGTATTAGTTTCAATGCGTTTGTCTGATTCTTTAGCTGATAGTGAATCGTATTTCTTTGCCGAAATTAAACGTTTAAAACAAATTATGGATGCTCTCGAAGAACGCCCGGCTTTTGTTCTTTTAGATGAAATTTTAAGAGGAACAAATTCTGATGATAAACGAAACGGTACAATTGAAGTTGTGAAAAAAATCATTGGTAAAAAAGCCATTGGAGCCATTGCAACGCATGATATTGAAGTCTGTCTGACTACAAACGAATATCTGGATATTTTAACCAATCAATGTTTCGAAGTGGAAATTCAGAATAATGATCTGCATT
This portion of the Flavobacterium gelatinilyticum genome encodes:
- a CDS encoding universal stress protein; this translates as MKRILFPTDFSEAATNAFVHALEFAKIVKAELVLLHTFEIPVYDSQFFPENYASIYSSIELAKFEMFKDEIPKLRAIAAERNLEEIVIKHRLMDGDLIYNLRNAVEEDQIDFVIMGTTGASDWTKFFTGSNTNSVISEVNVPVLCVPIDAPYKRVKTIGFTTRYRDKDKEVLRKILKIAKKTDAKVKSLYVKSSDTDVSDATIKEWEKEFENENVEFLVLPSNEVKETILDFILYKDIDILTTITHKRSFLEGLFDSSFSKKITKEVSVPVLVMHEK
- a CDS encoding MutS-related protein, with the protein product MDAYKSKVEHYSKVYTAINKRYNSISILRLLSIFLCLLMVYYYIKTNETLYAGFAFLSFVGFLFLMRVHSALSFKKELTKAILKINEDEISYLKREKLSFENGIEFNDFHHPYAYDLDIFGEHSLFQNLNRTATFIGKKTLAFKLLNQFSNETILKNQEAIKELSAKIDWRQDFQSLAIVSTDTKQAYDSILFWKSSQNNSLSKVLAALSIIMPAVFFGFLTAYFITSKPILLSYLSYVFIANLIILGQSLKRIKSEIAKADNVDKIIKQYSLLVQKIESEKFESKKLNELKEQLVSKNAFASSHLKQLSELFSRMDTINNFVTAIVFNGSFLFNLHVLRALLKWKEDYSEELEKWINIIGEFEALNSLANLAYNNPGFVFPEINSDYKIEFKDLGHPLLNPNGRVGNDVVFCPQSFMILTGSNMSGKSTFLRSLGINMVLGGIGSVICASEAKMHPLPVLVSMRLSDSLADSESYFFAEIKRLKQIMDALEERPAFVLLDEILRGTNSDDKRNGTIEVVKKIIGKKAIGAIATHDIEVCLTTNEYLDILTNQCFEVEIQNNDLHFDYKLRQGICKNKSATFLMQKMGVI